Part of the Periplaneta americana isolate PAMFEO1 chromosome 4, P.americana_PAMFEO1_priV1, whole genome shotgun sequence genome is shown below.
gcatgtttatttatatatatatatatatgctataaaattacttgtttcaatcTACCATAATATTACGAGTATCATTATGTTGATCCaaccaggaaccacttttatagcagacctgacagtacctctgtgctggaagcgggagtttgttgacattgaagtccggtcgcttagccacgttcaaagacacaagtccccaagttccgagctttgattataacagaatcgaggatcGTCCAGTCTTCtgtatttccgagattctgttatgtACTTAATACACgtattgcatactacttttttcGCAGATCTTAATAagaaacattaattattattaatcatttttaatttcaataaatggttGGTTTCtggacgctaacattttcatgtgtgatagccgtttgttatttgtcgataggtgtcattcatttgttattattcggcggcgattgtgaaaatgttgtaataaaataaattacagaaagtttagttttgtcttcaaagaagtaggtaggtgacacattaattatacgtcaatataaataaataacatgtagaaaatgtttgtaggtgacacattaattatatatcactgtaaataaattgcaaaccggtataggttaatgcttgaatacgtaTGATGTTTTCGCGTTCAGTCACGGccccacgagtggcgctcagagcaacaatcggaagtcgtcagaaatggttttcacgTTTACATCTTAcctacattaattcctgttttcttacaaatctccactccaaaaaattaatttagaaagagtacaggtataataagcaatttagttatttcctcaCAACACATAGTGGTGCGCGAaactgatagttcgttacttttaagcaaataaatacaatttgatttgatttatttacttgtcgcacgtgtgttgtaagtttaacgTATAAGGCCTGCTAACAAGatcggtaaggttgttaaaaaacacTATCggccaaaaaataatttttcagtcttcAATCACATAAAATTTCTGTCTTCAAGTTTACTaccacaatataattttttttacacgaTTTCAAATATTAGACACTTCTCTCTAGTGGCGGAATATGTTATGCTCATATTTTTGTTAgatgttgagtttttttttttaattgatcttttaatgaatgaatcaaaCTTCATTTGCTaatgaataaaaaggaaaaatttacataatctcttttattatttcagcttaaattttaattttaaatgtactgCTTAAGAATTCGGAAAATCGTAAAATCCAGATCGATCCAGTCCACGAACCGTCTGGATTTCACTTACTGTACGCtacttgtataaaaatataaatgtatcgTGTTTACATAGTGTTATACAAGCATCACGAATGAAACCCGGCCCTAGCTCAAATTTctcttctaaaatattatatttacatccaAGTTGTCTAGAATCTACAGCAGATTcagaataatttctaaacatcTGATTTTAAGCGTGGTCCACGTATTTAAACTGGATTATTTTTAAAATCCGTCCCATCACATCCTGCAATTCGCTTcagtgattttaatttacttccgtTACGGACACCTGTCACAATATTTAttcagattcgaattaatattacctaaaaaattaacaaagttCTCTTCTTTCTATTGAGGGTCTTTCAGCTGCATTTGTAACTTGAACAGCGATATTACTGCATAAGACTCCTCTTCAGTTCCCCAAGGCTCAGCCAACTATTCTAATAGGGCAAAGCAGTAAAGCATCACTCGATCTCGCGAGCAGGCAACTAGTTCGTTGCctctgtataaaatattcaaacaagcTCCCCCTTGCTGCTTACAACCGTCGCAATATTCTTCACTTCCCTTCATTTAGCTTTTAATAAAATCATTTACTAGATTCTAACACATTGCTACATACATCAGATTTAAAAATATAGCAATTAATAAATCAAAACTCCATTTTGCAGTTGTTTTTATGGAAACTGTCTTTTCATTTAGGATTAGTATAGAAATCTGTGTTCTGAACGAGAAACAAATTAGAAATCAGTTGAAAATGTTATCTTACGAACGCGATCATTCTTAAAAATGTGACATTTTCTGCAATCGGGAAGTTCTGATAGGCCTAAGGTCAATTAAGTTTAGTTCGCacagaatatataggcctatagctacaTGGCATATCACTTGGTAGAACAGATGCAAAAATTAGTTCAGATTATGTGCAATACCGTACGGaacaaaatgaaaagtaaataatatCTAGAAAACGTTTCAACAGGGCTTCTAGAAATCGAACACGAATCAAACAAAAACCAgctgaaaatgttgcatttaaaacaaGCATCTCCTCAGAAATGTGCAATCTTCTGAGATCGGCAAGTTTTAATGATGtcagttaaatttatttaacacaGAATAAGCATGACAATTGGTGTGAACAGATGCAAAAACTAGTTCAGATTACACGCAATAAATAAGTTCAGATTATGTGCAATACggaacaaaattaaaagtaaataatatctAGAAAACGTTTCAACAGGGCTTGTAGAAATCAAAACGAATCAAACAAAAACCAGTTGAAAATGTTGCATTTCAAACAAGCTGATCCTCAGAAATGTGCAATCTTCTGtcagttaaatttatttaacacaGAATAAGCATAACACTTGGTGTAAACAGATGCAAGAATTAGTTCAGCTTACACGCAATAAATAAGATCAGTTTATGTGCAATACGGaacaaaatgaaaagtaaatgatATCTAGAAAACGTTTCAATAGGGCTTCTAGAAATCGAACACGAATCAAACAAAAACCAGTTGAAAATGTTGCATTTCAAACAAGCTGATCCTCAGAAATGTGCAATCTTCTGtcagttaaatttatttaacacaGAATAAGCATAACACTTGCTGTAAACAGATGCAAGAATTAGTTCAGCTTACACGCAATAAATATGTTCAGTTTATGTGCAATACGGaacaaaatgaaaagtaaatgatATCTAGAAAACGTTTCAAGAATGTTTCTAGAAATCGAACACGAATCAAACAAAAACCAGTTGAAAATGTTGCATTTCAAACAAGCTGATCATCACAAATGTGCAATCTTCTGtcagttaaatttatttaacacaGAATAAGCATAACACTTGGTGTAAACAGATGCAAGAATTAGTTCAGATTACACGCAATAAATAAGTTCAGATTATGTGCAATACggaacaaaattaaaagtaaataatatctAGAAAACGTTTCAACAGGGCTTGTAGAAATCAAAACGAATCAAACAAAAACCAGTTGAAAATGTTGCATTTCAAACAAGCTGATCCTCAGAAATGTGCAATCTTCTGtcagttaaatttatttaacacaGAATAAGCATAACACTTGCTGTAAACAGATGCAAGAATTAGTTCTGCTTACACGCAATAAATAAGTTCAGTTTATGTGCAATAAGGaacaaaatgaaaagtaaatgatATCTAGAAAACGTTCCAATAGGGCTTCTAGAAATCAAAACGAATCAAACAAAAACCAGTTGAAAATGTTGCATTTCAAACAAGCTTATCCTTAGAAATGTGCAATCTTCTGCGATCGGCAAGTTTTAATAAGtcagttaaatttatttaacacaCTTGGTGTGAACAGATGCAAGAACTAGTACAGATTAcacgcattttatttatttatctaaacgataacagctccctgtattaacagactgccacaaagacagagcatattgtacaATAGGCAGTTGAAAGCATATAACATAAgttacatatgtttaagtttaatggagtcacacaacaatgacaagaaatgattgaataaataagttgaggttattattaggctatatgcAATGCGGAACAAAATGAAAAGTAGTCTAATAACcaaaaaatgtttgtaacagGGCTTCTAGTAATCGAAGACACAATCAAACAAAAACCAGTTGAAAATGTTACTTTTCAAGCAAGTTGATTCTCAGAAATATGCAATCTTCTGCGATCGGGAAGTTTTGATGAAGTCAGTTAAGTTTATTTCACACAGAATAGGCCTGTGTCACTTGGTGTGAACAGATGCTAAAAATAGTTCAGATTACGCGCAATAAATaagtttacattattattaggctatatgcATTGCGGAACAAAATGAAAAAGTAGCCTAATAACtagaaaatgtttgtaacagGGCTTCTAGAAATCGAAGACACAATCAAACAAAAACCAGttgaaaatattacttttcaaaCAAGTTGATTCTCAGAGATATGCAATCTTCTCAGATCGGGAACTTTTAATGAAGTCAGTTAAGTTTATTTCGCACAGAATAGGCATGTGTCACTTGGTGTGAACAGATGCTGAAAATAGTTCAGATTACACGCAAAAAATAAGTTTAGATTATTATAGTACGGTATACAAATAcggaataaaatgaaaagtaataacaTCAAGAAAACGTTTCAAAAGGACTTTCAGGAATCGAAGACGAATCAAACAAAACCAGTTGAAAATGTTACTTTGCAAACAAGTTGATTCTCAGAAATATGCTATCATCTGCGATCGGGAAGTTTTGATGAAGTCAGTTAAGTTTATTTCGCACAGAATAGGCCCGTGTCAACTGGTGTGAACAGATGCTAAAAATAGTTCAGATTACACGCAATAAATAagtttagattattattattaggctatatgcAATGCGGAACAAAATGAAAAGTAGCCTAATAACTAGGTAACAGGGCTTCTAGAAATCGAAGACACAATCAAACAAAAAGCAGTTGAAAATGTTACTTTTCAAACAAGTTGATTCTCAGAGATATGCAATCTTCTGCGATCGGGAAGTTTTGATGAAGTCAGTTAAGCTTATTTCGCACAGAATAGGCCTGTGTCACTTAGTGTGAACAGATACTAAAAATAGTTCAGATTAcacataataaataagtttagATTATTATAGTATACAAATAcggaataaaatgaaaagtaataacaTCAAGAAAACATTTCAACAGAGCTTCCAGAAATCGAAGATGAATCAAACATAAATCAgttgaaaatgttacatttcaagGCAGTTGATTTACAGAAATGTGTAATTTCCTGCGATCGGGAAGTTGTGATAATGTAAGTGACATTACTTCGCACAGAATAGATCTAACCTATGTCACTTGGTGGAATAGATGCAAAAActactgtaatttaaattgtaagtaATAAGCAAGCTCAAATTATACGCAATACGGaacaaaatgaaaagtaataatatcCAGAAAACGTTTCAATAGGGCTTCTAGAAATCGTCCAACTCCCCAAATAGTTATTATTGGATATTACAAGAATTACACAACACGGTAAAGGATATGAGACTTCTAAAAATCGCTTTGACCATCTATTAACGATCACCACCAAGAATAATAACATGTACAGACAATCTTTGACTCCCCTAGTAACCAACAAGCTACTTGACACTTGAAACAAATGCTACAGCGCACGATGCGACGGCTTGAAACCACATCTTTGCAATTAGTGATCGtgtcattataatttttaatcatGTCTAAACGAGAATATGTAGGCAGCTTTAAGgatttctatttaaaaataattacataaatttttaGATGTAATCCCATGTGTAGGCACTACAGAAATTAATGTAGCAGCCTACTTTTAAAAACGGaacaattaataaatgaaaattccATATTACCGTTGTCTttcaaaaattgtattttcactTAGATTAGCATAGAAATCTAAGTTATTAAATGGGGCAtgagataaacaaaaaaaaaaatcagttgaaAATGCGTACATTCTtgtaaatgtgtaattttatacAATCGGGAAGAAATGTATTCATAATTTAGGCCCTAGGTTAACCTTATTCCGCatactataggcctatgtcaCTTGGGAGAAATTAAAACAGTAGTTAAGATTATACGCAGTAAGCAAGTTCAGATCATAAGTAACACGGAACAAAACGAAAAGTAATACAGTCAAAGAAATTGTTGTATATATTAGTTCATTGCAAACTTATGAAAATGCGATGGCCTATATATAGTTTACTTAAATAATTGTGCATATTCGTTTATTGCAAAATTACGTAAATATGCGATTTTTAGCGCAAAATAAATTGACAGCAAATTTTGAACATTGTAATATCTAGAAAACGTGTCGAATAGGCTTTCTAGAAAGCGTTTCAACTCTTAAAATAACCATTAACTGATATTATAAGAATTACGTAGGCCTATCACGATATCAGATAGACCTAATGGGATTTTTGCAAAACGTTTTAACACACTACAGGGGATTATTACCCTATAACCTATTGATTACAAGCATTACCGATCACCGCGAGTCATAGAATTTACAGACCATATTTGACTCCCCTAATACTCAACAAGCCAAATGACATTTGAAACAAATGCTGGTCGGCATGATGCGCCCAGTTAAACCCCCTTCTTTCCAAATAATCGTGTCATTAGGGTTTTTAATCACGTCTAAAGGAGTTTATGCCGATATTTTTaagacatttcatatataacataCGCCGATATTTTTAAggcattttatataaaacatacgcCGGCATTTTAAggcattttatataaaacatacgcCAATATTTTTAAgggattttatataaaacatacgcCGATATTTTTAAgacatttcatataaaacataggCCGATATTTTAAggcatttcatataaaacatacgCCGATATTTTTAAggcaatttatataaaacatacgcCGATATTTTTAAggcatttcatataaaacatacgCCGATATTTTTAAGGCAGTTCATATAAAACATACGCCGATATTTTTAAGGCAGTTCATATAAAACATACGCCGATATTTTTAAggcatttcatataaaacatacgCCGATATTTTTAAGAGATTTCATAAAAAACATACGCCGATATTTTTAAGacatttcacataaaacataCGCCGATATTTTTAAGGCACTTCATATAAAACATACGCCGATATTTTTAAGacatttcacataaaacataCGCCGATATTTTTAAggcatttcatataaaacatacgCCGATATTTTTAAGagatttcataaaaaaacatacgCCGATATTTTTAAGacatttcacataaaacataCGCCGATATTTTTAAggcatttcatataaaacatacgCCGATATTTTTAAGAGATTTCATAAAAAACATACGCCGATATTTTTAAGacatttcacataaaacataCGCCGATATTTTTAAGGCACTTCATATAAAACATACGCCGATATTTTTAAGACATTTCATATAAAGCATACGCAGATATTTTTAAGGCATTTCACAAAAAACATACGCCGATATTTTTAaggcatttcataaaaaaaacgaCTACATATTGACAGATGCGATTTCATGTGTTGCCGGCCTACCTTTGTTCAGGTGCGTGCCTCTGCTGATGGTGTGCGCGCCTTTGCCGCCGATGGCAGTCGCCGCCACGGGCGAAGACGACGTCACGTCGGACGGCGGGCGTCCGTTCATGGTGACGACGCCGCCGCCACGGGTCGTGCAGTCGATTCCGTTGATCGGCGGCTCCCGGAACGGCGGTGGTCTGTGATGGTGGTGAAGGTGGTTCGGGGTGGTCTTCCCCATCAGTTGCGGCGGCATCGGGGGCGTTAGGGTTCTGGCGGCGGCTTGGACGCCCATCATGGAGCCGATCGACGACGTCGGCGAAGCGTCACGGCTCTTCGTCGTCAGATTGAGGGGCTCGTTACTCAACTCTTCGTCTTCCTCGTCTTCGGTAGTGAGGGAAGGGGTTGGCGGGGGCGGCGGGTGGAGAACGGTACCGGGGGAGGCCCTCGGCGGCAGCAGTGGCGACGGCACGAGCAGCGGGGGCGGCGGCGTCGCTCTTATAGGCGTCGGGGCGACTAACAGCGGCGGGGACGGTTTTTTAGTAgcggaattattattgttattgttgttattgttggaaTTGCACGATCCCCAGCCCATGATGTCGGAGATGAAGTGCGGAGTCGGATTTTTGGGTGGCTTGGCGTACACATGCGGATGCCACGAATTGCCGGCGGCGGAGACTGACACGAGGCCATCCGTCGGAGAAACGACGCCGACCGCCGCTGTTACCCCACCGTACTGTGTCTTAGAGTCCATTGTCGATATCACAGCAGTCGTCGCTCTTAGCACAGTGACGTCACTGGACGCCGGCGAAGACATGGCACCTTCAGACGGACTCGCCACTGGGCTACCCCCATTGTTGATGACGTCACTGTTGCTGCTCTCGCTGCTCGTACGGCTGCCGCCGCTGCTTCGACTCCTGagcgtgttgttgttgttgccgaGGTTCTTGTTACTGTTACTCTTGACAACAATGTTCGCGGGCGCGGAGTGATTGTTCACGCTGTTAATTACTATGCCGTCACGTTGCTGTTGTTGCGCTTGTTGTTGCTGTTGCGGTTGTTGATGCTGTTTTGTTTGTTGTGGTTGTTGCATGCTGGGAAGAATAGGAATGATCGCCAGTCACGAATCTCAAACATGAATTCATTCACCTCAAACACTAACACACGCCACACCACAGAGGGAGAGATAGAAAACGTGTTTAACTTTTTAATTGCGGAAGGTATGCATAAACCAACACACCGTCATGTGATTATATTAGCACGAATTAAAATGCTAACCACTTCTTCAAATTTCCCTTATAAAACATTTCGAGGCGCGTAGATAAATCTTTTTTCCTTTCCATCACACGATGCATGCAGATTGGGGCGCATCTTCTAATGGGTTTAATAGACTCGGGCACCCCCTCTCGCCGGCATTACCACCACAGAACAGAATTTATTGACCCTTCTACCCTGCTTCTGTCTCCTTTACTTTCTACAACACCGAAGCTTTCGTCACgacaacagattttttttttttcttcagtgtaCAGTCGGTGTACAGAACACCAGGATATGCTgcaagaaaaagaaaatccactttactgaaaattattctgTACAGAACATCGATCATCTATCACAACACAACACATTGTATAACGTTGGACCGGCGAAGCGATTTACGTAGATGAGTGTCACAACGTCTTGGTAGGTTTATTTATAAATACTGACACAAGTTTCAACGATGAAAGCAATTGcttgttttcttaaaattaattacaacacCTGTTATTGTTTATGGTACAACACCACTTCGATTAACTGAAATGTCACAAGATCACAGTTTACGGTCTGTCACTACTGCACGGATTAGTCTAAAATAATACACGATATTAAAGCAATTAGATTGATTATTTACACAGAAAGCTGCGTATTTGTTTTCCTACGTCACTGGTTTATGTTCCGAGACACAAAACTGTCACCGTTCTATGACGTAAGAACAACAACACTCGGTTCGATTGTGAATTAGACACAATTAGCACTCGCCATTACCGCGAGATCTTCCCCCAGTCAGGCTGACACGAGCTTTGACCGTCAGATTGCGCGTGGTAGAGCAGGTGATGTTCACCCTGCCTCCTACCAGCCTTGCTGTCTATAGCGCTACAACACACGAACCTACCGAGCTGGCGGCCGAACGATTACTGCTTGCAGAAGGCAATGGGCTTGGTGTTTCGGTAAACGGCCGCCGGTAGCAGTAGTGGCGTcaaacacatcatcatcatcagcatcatcatcccCTTGCCTAGTTGCTTGCTAGCTTTGCTTGTTGATAGCCCTGTATAATAGGAATACCCTCCCCACCCCAACTAAATTACCGTGCCGTACGTCGCGCCACTCGCTTACTTTGTCGCTATTACGGCAGCTACTACCCGCGCTGAAAACATTCGCTGCCACATCAACAAGTTATTTATGTCTCTATTGCGGGTCTAACCGGATTATCAAACAGCGTCGCTCTCATTTGTTTTGTAAAATGGTGCTGCTGTTAAATTATCATTAAAAGCTCCGAAAATCTTACACTACTGTTTTATTTGATTTACAAAAGCAAAGTTTAACATTATTTAGTaaatgttttaaacaaaacaCGAGAAaatctttgtgtaaaattaacaAATCGGAAATTATATCATATCTATAAGTTATCAATTCatttaaaaatcaaaatactagcttcattttaacatattattagcCAATTAAAATCTCTGTCATATTTATTCCGAATACAAAAAGTTATTTCACAGAAATCTCAAGTACGCCTactcttttgttttaaaaaaattatgcagTTGTATAAATTATCATTAAAAGCTCCCAAAATCTTAGAAtatcgttttatttaatttagaaaggcaatgtttaatattattcagtaaatgttttatacaaaacaCGAGAAaatctttgtgtaaaattaacaAATCGGAAATTATAtatcatttcatttaaaaatcaaaatactagcttcattttaacatattaattaGCCAATTAAAATCTCTAACATATTTACGCCATATTTTCATTCCGTATACAAAAAGTTATTTTACAGAAACCTCAAGTTGGCCTActcctttgttttaaaaaatggtgCTGCTGTATAAATTATCATTAAAAGCTCCGAAAATCTTAAACTACCgttttatttgatttaaaaaatcaaaatttaatattatttagtaaatgttttaaacaaaacaCGAGAAaatctttgtgtaaaattaattatactaGCCTATATCTATTAAGTtatcatttcatttaaaaatcaaaatactagCTTCATTTAAACATATTAATTAGCCAATTAAAATCTCTAACATATTTACGCTATACTTTTATTCCGTATGCAAAAAGTTATTTTACAGAAatgtcaagtaggcctactcttttgttttaaaaagtggtgctgctgtata
Proteins encoded:
- the LOC138698775 gene encoding homeobox protein HMX3-like; its protein translation is MQQPQQTKQHQQPQQQQQAQQQQRDGIVINSVNNHSAPANIVVKSNSNKNLGNNNNTLRSRSSGGSRTSSESSNSDVINNGGSPVASPSEGAMSSPASSDVTVLRATTAVISTMDSKTQYGGVTAAVGVVSPTDGLVSVSAAGNSWHPHVYAKPPKNPTPHFISDIMGWGSCNSNNNNNNNNNSATKKPSPPLLVAPTPIRATPPPPLLVPSPLLPPRASPGTVLHPPPPPTPSLTTEDEEDEELSNEPLNLTTKSRDASPTSSIGSMMGVQAAARTLTPPMPPQLMGKTTPNHLHHHHRPPPFREPPINGIDCTTRGGGVVTMNGRPPSDVTSSSPVAATAIGGKGAHTISRGTHLNKDGTAVTKPPAKRKKEPAASKQPQQPQQQPPQPQPNATSPSTVSDTQSGALSDGGQGSDGERKRKKARTTFTGRQIFELEKQFELKKYLSSSERAEMAKLLNVTETQICVH